Proteins encoded within one genomic window of Deinococcus grandis:
- a CDS encoding ABC transporter permease, which produces MYLALRELTHHRLRSLLVGGIVALIAFMVFMLTGLTRGLAHDNAALLIETPATHFVTTQDAEGVFSRSFITTSDLRALTGTLGPDATPLAQTFTSLSAHTRQLSAVLIGVDPRGFLAPAPTQGAPLSTGNGAVVDESLQGDGVRLGDTLTLRPGGETVQVTGFTRSARLNHQPVIFIDLDRWHALNPRATGTVNAVALRGPAATLPATLTQRTRAQTLQALPGYREEQGSLTMIQGFLIVVAAFVMAAFFYVLTLQKTPQFGLLKAIGASTRTLAAALVTQMLLLTALATAAATLGTLGATALLPEGLPFTLTPGALLGASGLLIAVAALSSLLSLRRIAHVDPLIAIGAAS; this is translated from the coding sequence ATGTATCTGGCCCTGCGCGAACTCACCCACCACCGCCTCCGCTCCCTCCTCGTCGGGGGCATCGTCGCCCTGATCGCCTTCATGGTGTTCATGCTCACCGGCCTCACCCGCGGCCTCGCCCACGACAACGCCGCCCTGCTCATCGAAACCCCCGCCACGCACTTCGTCACCACACAGGACGCCGAAGGGGTCTTCAGCCGCTCCTTCATCACCACCTCCGACCTGCGCGCCCTGACCGGCACGCTCGGCCCGGACGCCACACCCCTCGCCCAGACCTTCACGAGCCTCAGCGCCCACACCCGGCAACTCAGCGCCGTGCTCATCGGCGTGGACCCCCGCGGCTTCCTGGCCCCCGCCCCCACCCAGGGCGCGCCCCTGTCCACCGGGAACGGAGCCGTGGTGGACGAGTCCCTGCAGGGCGACGGCGTGCGCCTGGGCGACACGCTCACCCTCCGCCCCGGCGGCGAGACCGTGCAGGTCACCGGGTTCACGCGCAGCGCCCGCCTGAACCACCAGCCAGTCATCTTCATCGACCTGGACCGCTGGCACGCCCTGAACCCACGCGCCACCGGCACCGTCAACGCCGTCGCCCTGCGCGGCCCGGCCGCCACACTGCCAGCCACCCTGACGCAGCGGACCCGCGCGCAGACCCTTCAGGCGCTGCCCGGCTACCGCGAAGAGCAGGGCAGCCTGACCATGATCCAGGGATTCCTGATCGTCGTGGCGGCGTTCGTGATGGCCGCGTTCTTCTACGTCCTGACCCTGCAGAAGACCCCTCAGTTCGGCCTGCTCAAGGCCATCGGCGCCAGCACCCGCACGCTGGCCGCCGCCCTCGTCACGCAGATGCTGCTGCTCACGGCCCTCGCCACCGCGGCCGCCACGCTCGGCACGCTGGGCGCCACCGCGCTGCTGCCCGAAGGACTGCCCTTCACCCTCACCCCAGGCGCCCTGCTCGGCGCGTCCGGTCTGCTGATCGCCGTCGCCGCCCTGAGCAGCCTGCTGAGCCTGCGCCGCATCGCCCACGTCGACCCGCTGATCGCCATCGGCGCGGCCAGCTGA
- a CDS encoding ABC transporter ATP-binding protein yields MITPLHTPDRPTPSPAPLLSLRGVTRTYGDGAGRVTALHPTTLDVRPGELVAIRGPSGSGKSTLLAIAGALLQPTAGQVLIAGEDVTALPGAARPAFRLAHLGFVLQSSNLIPYLTVREQLTLIPHLARRDARAATQQADALLARLGLSDRADHHPDALSGGQRQRVAIARALMNDPQLILADEPTASLDGPRGREVVEMLAREVHGRGRAAVMVTHDERVLDLCDRTVHITDGHVHED; encoded by the coding sequence GTGATCACTCCCCTGCACACGCCCGACCGACCGACGCCCTCCCCTGCCCCACTGCTGTCGCTGCGCGGCGTCACCCGCACCTACGGCGACGGCGCGGGCCGCGTCACCGCCCTGCACCCCACCACCCTCGACGTGCGCCCCGGCGAACTCGTGGCCATCCGCGGACCCAGCGGCAGCGGCAAGAGCACCCTCCTGGCCATCGCCGGAGCGCTGCTGCAGCCCACCGCCGGGCAGGTCCTCATCGCCGGAGAGGACGTCACCGCCCTGCCCGGCGCCGCGCGGCCCGCGTTCCGGCTCGCGCACCTCGGCTTCGTGCTCCAGAGCAGCAACCTGATTCCCTACCTGACGGTCCGTGAGCAGCTCACCCTCATTCCACACCTGGCACGCCGCGACGCCCGCGCCGCCACGCAGCAGGCCGACGCACTACTCGCCCGACTCGGCCTGTCGGACCGCGCCGACCATCACCCCGACGCGCTCAGCGGCGGCCAACGCCAGCGGGTCGCCATTGCCCGCGCGCTGATGAACGACCCGCAGCTCATCCTCGCCGACGAACCCACCGCCAGCCTCGACGGGCCCCGCGGACGTGAGGTCGTCGAGATGCTCGCGCGTGAAGTCCACGGGCGCGGCCGCGCCGCCGTCATGGTCACGCACGACGAGCGCGTGCTGGACCTGTGCGACCGGACCGTGCACATCACCGACGGGCACGTGCACGAGGACTGA
- the topA gene encoding type I DNA topoisomerase has translation MRASLGHVRDLPGSKAENRAEPWAHLGVNPETFAPIYVVPAGKQATVRDLRQLAAKADRVLFASDMDREGEAISYHLGRLLGVAQPVRMVFTEITGDALQAALRATRPLDLHLVAAQEARRVIDRLVGYGVSPLLWGSVGGKLSAGRVQSAALMLAAQREMARMRFTPATFWSIRADLLTRPRFTATVTHVRSSEFPQGRPIARAGDYTQGGALKGSVQVLEMTDEQARALSAYLDGREATVSAVKVTETRSRPAPPFITSTLQQAGGRLNLSAKQVMDTAQRLYEGGFITYMRTDSPALSDEAEALREARREATRLFGPAAVPAQPRQYATRNRTAQEAHEAIRPAGTIWRAPDAAGLSGADLEVYTLIYQRTVASQMTDAVFDRTAVTLTCGAATLGAQGRVLKEPGFLQLLQEEDAEPDDQRLPPLQPGQQVPLKARPPEGKKTSAPARFTEATLVQAMEKAGIGRPSTYAQTLATLQTREYVRLTGRHLAVTAVGLLVATYLARQVPEVMQKDFTATMEAGLDDVAAGGTTRVAYLTRFWTEGLSQTIRRASRDAPSLPLPHLEGTRLRATGSGPHLVRGGQSVPLPPAVIPADLDAAQADAVLQGTWTAKKARSARERPADEGGAPRKRRAALPRKASGRS, from the coding sequence GTGCGCGCGTCGCTGGGGCACGTGCGGGACCTGCCGGGCTCGAAGGCGGAGAACCGGGCCGAGCCGTGGGCGCACCTGGGGGTGAACCCGGAGACGTTCGCGCCCATCTACGTCGTGCCGGCCGGCAAGCAGGCGACCGTCCGGGACCTGCGGCAGCTGGCGGCGAAGGCCGACCGGGTGCTGTTCGCGTCCGACATGGACCGCGAGGGCGAGGCGATCTCGTATCACCTCGGCCGGCTGCTCGGGGTGGCGCAGCCGGTGCGGATGGTGTTCACGGAGATCACCGGGGACGCCCTGCAGGCCGCGCTGCGGGCCACCCGGCCGCTGGACCTGCACCTCGTCGCGGCGCAGGAGGCCCGTCGGGTCATCGACCGGCTGGTGGGGTACGGGGTCAGTCCGCTCCTGTGGGGCAGCGTGGGTGGGAAACTCAGCGCAGGTCGCGTGCAGAGCGCGGCGCTGATGCTCGCCGCGCAGCGGGAGATGGCCCGCATGCGCTTCACGCCCGCGACGTTCTGGTCGATCCGCGCGGACCTCCTGACCCGCCCGAGGTTCACGGCGACCGTCACGCACGTGCGCAGCAGCGAGTTCCCGCAGGGGCGCCCCATCGCGCGGGCCGGGGACTACACCCAGGGCGGCGCGCTGAAGGGCAGCGTGCAGGTGCTGGAGATGACGGACGAGCAGGCCCGCGCCCTGAGCGCCTACCTGGACGGCCGGGAGGCCACCGTCAGCGCGGTGAAGGTCACGGAGACCCGCTCGCGGCCTGCGCCGCCCTTCATCACGAGCACGCTGCAGCAGGCGGGCGGGCGGCTGAACCTCAGCGCGAAACAGGTCATGGACACCGCCCAGCGGCTGTATGAGGGGGGCTTCATCACGTACATGCGCACCGACTCTCCGGCCCTGTCGGACGAGGCGGAGGCGCTGAGGGAGGCGCGCCGGGAGGCCACGCGCCTGTTCGGCCCGGCCGCCGTGCCCGCGCAGCCCAGGCAGTACGCGACCCGCAACCGGACCGCCCAGGAGGCGCACGAGGCGATCCGGCCAGCCGGGACCATCTGGCGGGCCCCGGACGCCGCAGGCCTGAGTGGCGCCGATCTGGAGGTGTACACCCTGATCTACCAGCGCACGGTGGCCTCCCAGATGACCGACGCCGTGTTCGACCGGACGGCCGTGACCCTGACCTGCGGCGCGGCCACCCTGGGCGCGCAGGGCCGCGTCCTGAAGGAGCCGGGTTTCCTGCAGCTTCTCCAGGAGGAGGACGCCGAGCCGGACGACCAGCGGCTCCCGCCTCTGCAGCCGGGGCAGCAGGTGCCCCTGAAGGCCCGGCCGCCGGAAGGCAAGAAGACGTCGGCGCCGGCCCGCTTCACCGAGGCGACGCTGGTGCAGGCCATGGAGAAGGCCGGGATCGGGCGGCCCAGCACGTACGCGCAGACGCTCGCGACGCTCCAGACGCGGGAGTACGTCCGCCTGACGGGCCGGCACCTGGCCGTGACCGCCGTGGGGCTGCTCGTGGCGACGTACCTCGCGCGGCAGGTGCCGGAGGTCATGCAGAAGGACTTCACGGCGACCATGGAGGCCGGACTGGACGACGTGGCCGCCGGCGGCACCACGCGGGTGGCGTACCTGACGCGCTTCTGGACCGAGGGCCTGTCGCAGACGATCCGCCGGGCGTCCCGGGACGCGCCGTCCCTGCCGCTCCCGCACCTGGAAGGCACGCGCCTGCGCGCGACGGGCAGCGGGCCGCACCTCGTGCGGGGCGGGCAGAGCGTGCCGCTGCCCCCGGCGGTGATTCCCGCTGACCTGGACGCCGCGCAGGCGGACGCGGTCCTGCAGGGCACCTGGACGGCGAAGAAGGCCCGGTCGGCGCGGGAGCGGCCTGCGGATGAGGGCGGGGCGCCCCGCAAGAGGCGCGCCGCCCTCCCCCGCAAGGCATCCGGGCGGTCCTGA